A stretch of the Panicum virgatum strain AP13 chromosome 9N, P.virgatum_v5, whole genome shotgun sequence genome encodes the following:
- the LOC120688091 gene encoding E3 ubiquitin-protein ligase RING1-like produces MSTPAAAYFAAAARKQYFCYQCNRTVLIAASAAAAGELSCPDCHGDFLEEVTVPAPTFIPLPFPFPFASTTIPAASTAPAPAAGSGGSPSLSSSSSSAATSPSQTNDISSILNTFLGLGEQSGRVGGGVRSAAGTATPENEPEPFDPVTFFQSYLHNLMEGGANIQVLLDDASLSLGPGLGLGRVGGASFGDYFVGPGLEQLIEQLAENDPNRYGTPPAAKSALSALPDVVVTHAMVAAAEGAECAVCKDDFSPGEVAKQMPCKHIYHADCIVPWLELHNSCPICRFELPTDDPDYEGRKASIPQPPVGIAAVASGSTTAADERMEEREENARVVERRFNVSLPWPFSGLGGQTSQQDGNNGGSGSNSQGSGSQDGGAPSSKN; encoded by the coding sequence atgtccactccagccgccgcctacttcgccgccgccgcgcgcaagcAGTACTTCTGCTACCAATGCAACCGCACCGTCCTcatcgcggcctccgccgccgccgccggggagctcTCCTGCCCCGACTGCCACGGCGACTTCCTCGAGGAGGTCACCGTCCCGGCCCCCACCTTCATCCcgctccccttccccttccccttcgccTCCACCACGATCCCCGCCGCCAGCACCGCCCCAGCCCCAGCTGCCGGCTCCGGCGGGTCCCCTTCCctctcgtcctcgtcctcttcCGCCGCGACCTCGCCGTCCCAGACCAACGACATCTCCTCCATCCTCAACACCTTCCTCGGACTCGGCGAACAATCCggccgggtcggcggcggcgtgcgctccgccgccggcacggcGACCCCCGAGAACGAGCCCGAGCCCTTCGACCCGGTCACGTTCTTCCAGAGCTACCTCCATAACCTCATGGAGGGAGGGGCCAACATCCAGGTCCTCCTCGACGACGCCAGCCTAAGCCTCGGCCCGGGCCTCGGCCTTGGCCGCGTCGGCGGGGCAAGCTTCGGGGACTACTTCGTTGGCCCGGGCCTTGAGCAACTCATCGAGCAGCTCGCCGAGAACGACCCTAACCGCTATGGCACACCGCCAGCAGCCAAGTCGGCCCTCTCCGCTCTCCCCGATGTCGTCGTGACTCACGCAATGGTTGCCGCGGCAGAGGGCGCTGAGTGTGCCGTGTGCAAGGATGATTTCTCTCCTGGGGAGGTAGCCAAGCAGATGCCCTGCAAGCACATCTACCATGCTGACTGCATCGTGCCCTGGCTGGAGCTTCACAACTCATGCCCAATATGTCGTTTTGAGCTCCCCACTGATGATCCTGATTATGAGGGGCGGAAGGCCTCTATTCCGCAGCCGCCTGTTGGAATTGCTGCGGTTGCATCTGGGAGCACTACTGCTGCTGATGAAAGgatggaggagagggaggagaatgCTAGGGTGGTTGAGAGGAGGTTCAATGTGTCGCTGCCGTGGCCGTTCAGTGGATTGGGAGGGCAAACATCGCAGCAGGATGGGAACAATGGGGGCAGCGGTAGCAACTCTCAGGGCAGTGGATCGCAAGATGGTGGCGCGCCCAGCAGCAAGAATTAA